A DNA window from Corynebacterium ciconiae DSM 44920 contains the following coding sequences:
- a CDS encoding formate/nitrite transporter family protein, with amino-acid sequence MSSAVAPAPTATPAEVVDATLASGEAKAAKPLVSLIVLGFFAGAAISLGAVGNVILAAPHSDTDSVGLLRFMGSAVFPVGLIAIVLLGMELFTSNTMMAAGPLRRRYSWAAMLRNWGVVYLCNFIGAFAIAAAAIKAGLFDAQMTDFLLTLTEKKAHAGAGTIVVKAILCNVLVCAAVLMATAARHSVGKIFGIWFPIMLFVLLGFEHCVANMFYMPAGLLAGADYGMAGMLHNIVWASVGNLIGGAGLFIGLMLSHTRS; translated from the coding sequence ATGTCCTCCGCCGTTGCACCTGCTCCTACTGCCACGCCCGCAGAGGTGGTGGATGCCACCCTTGCCTCCGGTGAGGCCAAGGCGGCCAAGCCACTGGTCTCGCTGATTGTCCTTGGCTTCTTTGCCGGCGCAGCCATCAGCCTCGGTGCGGTGGGCAACGTGATTCTCGCCGCCCCGCACTCGGACACAGACAGTGTTGGGCTCCTGCGCTTCATGGGCTCGGCAGTGTTTCCGGTGGGCCTGATTGCCATCGTGCTCCTCGGCATGGAGCTCTTTACCTCCAACACGATGATGGCCGCTGGGCCGCTGCGTCGCCGCTACTCTTGGGCCGCCATGCTGCGCAACTGGGGCGTGGTGTATCTCTGTAACTTCATCGGTGCCTTCGCTATCGCTGCCGCGGCTATCAAGGCTGGGCTTTTCGACGCCCAGATGACCGACTTTCTGCTCACGCTCACCGAGAAGAAAGCTCACGCCGGTGCCGGCACCATCGTGGTCAAGGCCATCCTCTGCAACGTGCTCGTCTGCGCCGCGGTGCTCATGGCCACGGCGGCGCGCCATAGCGTGGGCAAGATCTTCGGAATCTGGTTTCCGATCATGCTCTTCGTGCTCCTAGGCTTCGAGCACTGCGTGGCCAACATGTTCTACATGCCAGCAGGCCTGCTCGCCGGGGCCGACTACGGCATGGCGGGGATGCTGCACAACATCGTATGGGCCAGCGTGGGCAATCTCATCGGCGGCGCCGGGCTTTTTATTGGGCTGATGCTGAGCCATACCCGCAGCTAA
- a CDS encoding diaminopimelate dehydrogenase: MSTVRAGIVGYGNLGKSVEKIINDQPDMELAGIFSRRDSLDTDAPVFPVDKVEDYKDQVDVLFLCVGSATDIPEQAVNFAEHFTTVDTYDNHHDIPRHYRDMDAAAKKGENVAVVSTGWDPGMFSLNRVMAGSFISGQQSTFWGPGLSQGHSDALRRIEGVKKAVQYTLPDTEVLEKARNGEQVEAVHKRQCWVVADESEHARIEEEIRTMPDYFVGYEVEVNFIDEATFDAEHTGMPHGGYVISHGHAGFSDHLVEYKLQLERNPDFTGGVMVAYGRAAHRLAEQGETGAFTVLEVAPYLLSSTPLEELITQV, from the coding sequence ATGAGCACTGTACGCGCCGGCATCGTCGGCTACGGCAACCTTGGCAAGAGCGTGGAAAAGATCATCAACGATCAGCCCGACATGGAGCTGGCCGGAATCTTCTCCCGCCGCGATAGCCTCGACACCGACGCCCCGGTCTTCCCGGTGGACAAGGTGGAGGACTACAAGGACCAGGTCGATGTTCTGTTCCTGTGCGTCGGTTCCGCTACCGATATTCCCGAGCAGGCTGTGAACTTCGCAGAGCACTTCACCACGGTGGACACCTACGACAATCACCACGACATCCCGCGCCACTACCGCGACATGGATGCCGCTGCGAAGAAGGGCGAGAATGTCGCCGTCGTGTCCACCGGTTGGGATCCGGGCATGTTCTCCCTCAACCGCGTGATGGCTGGCTCCTTCATCAGCGGCCAGCAGTCCACCTTCTGGGGTCCGGGCCTGTCCCAGGGTCACTCCGACGCACTGCGCCGTATCGAAGGTGTGAAGAAGGCTGTGCAGTACACCCTGCCGGACACCGAGGTGCTGGAGAAGGCCCGCAACGGCGAGCAGGTTGAGGCCGTGCACAAGCGCCAGTGCTGGGTTGTGGCAGACGAGTCCGAGCACGCCCGCATTGAAGAAGAGATCCGCACCATGCCGGATTACTTCGTTGGCTACGAGGTTGAGGTGAACTTCATCGACGAGGCCACCTTCGACGCCGAGCACACCGGCATGCCGCACGGTGGTTATGTGATCAGCCACGGCCACGCTGGCTTCTCTGATCACCTCGTGGAGTACAAGCTGCAGCTCGAGCGCAACCCCGACTTCACCGGTGGTGTGATGGTGGCCTACGGCCGCGCCGCACACCGCCTGGCTGAGCAGGGCGAGACCGGTGCCTTCACCGTGCTCGAGGTTGCCCCCTACCTGCTGTCCTCCACCCCGCTGGAGGAGCTCATCACTCAGGTCTAA